A genomic stretch from Bifidobacterium sp. ESL0769 includes:
- the prfB gene encoding peptide chain release factor 2 has protein sequence MAEFDFSQALGEARSKYETIEKALDVDRLKSEIGELEKEASAPNLWDNVENAQKVTSRLSNKQGLVKKLDSLSSRLDDIETLYELGQEEDDVDSMKEAQNGVDALQKDLDEMEIQTLLDGEYDERSAVVTIRSGAGGVDAADFAQMLLRMYLRWAERNGYKAKVMDTSYAEEAGIKSATFEVDAPYAYGRLSVEGGTHRLVRISPFDNQGRRQTSFAAVEVVPLVEETDHIDIPDSDIRVDTYCSSGPGGQGVNTTYSAVRITHLPTGIVVTMQDERSQIQNRAAAMAVLQSRLLVLRHEEEAKKKKELAGDIKASWGDQMRSYVLHPYQMVKDLRTGYETSQTQAVFDGDINGFIDAGIRWRHEQRRQAALEAEQAQDKTKANGKK, from the coding sequence ATGGCAGAATTTGATTTTTCACAAGCGTTGGGCGAGGCGCGTAGCAAATACGAGACGATTGAAAAGGCGCTGGACGTCGATCGCCTAAAGTCCGAAATCGGCGAACTCGAGAAAGAGGCATCGGCGCCGAATCTCTGGGACAACGTCGAGAACGCGCAGAAGGTCACCAGCCGGCTTTCCAACAAACAGGGGCTGGTCAAGAAGCTCGATTCGCTTTCGAGCAGGCTTGACGACATCGAAACCCTTTATGAGTTGGGACAGGAAGAGGACGACGTCGATTCAATGAAAGAGGCTCAGAACGGCGTCGATGCGCTGCAGAAAGACCTCGACGAGATGGAGATCCAGACCCTGCTCGACGGCGAATACGATGAGCGCAGCGCGGTCGTTACCATCCGAAGCGGCGCGGGCGGTGTCGATGCGGCCGATTTCGCGCAGATGCTCCTGCGCATGTACCTGCGTTGGGCCGAGCGCAACGGCTACAAGGCCAAGGTCATGGATACGTCCTACGCCGAAGAGGCCGGCATCAAATCAGCAACGTTCGAGGTCGATGCGCCCTATGCTTACGGCCGTCTTTCCGTCGAGGGTGGCACGCATCGCTTGGTCCGTATATCACCTTTCGATAACCAAGGCCGTCGTCAGACCAGCTTTGCGGCGGTCGAAGTGGTGCCATTGGTTGAGGAGACCGACCATATCGATATCCCCGATTCCGATATTCGTGTGGACACCTACTGCTCGTCAGGCCCCGGTGGCCAGGGCGTCAACACCACGTATTCCGCGGTCCGTATCACCCATTTGCCCACCGGCATCGTGGTGACCATGCAGGACGAGCGCAGCCAGATTCAGAACCGTGCTGCTGCCATGGCCGTGCTCCAGTCTCGCCTTCTCGTGCTCCGCCATGAAGAGGAAGCCAAGAAGAAGAAGGAGTTGGCCGGCGACATCAAGGCCAGCTGGGGCGATCAGATGCGTTCGTATGTATTGCATCCTTATCAGATGGTCAAGGATTTGCGTACCGGCTACGAAACCAGCCAGACACAGGCGGTTTTTGACGGCGATATCAACGGGTTTATCGATGCCGGCATCCGCTGGCGTCATGAACAGCGTCGTCAGGCAGCGCTTGAAGCCGAGCAGGCCCAAGACAAAACCAAGGCAAATGGTAAAAAGTAA
- the ftsE gene encoding cell division ATP-binding protein FtsE yields MALITLDKVSKIYPKGTRPALDHINLNIERGDFVFLVGASGSGKTTLLSLLLREEEATDGEIRVAGNDLRRLNSRQIPQYRRSIGFIFQDYKLLNNKTVWQNVAFALEVIGTRRSTIKSLVPKVLETVGLTGKEKNYPHELSGGEAQRVAIARAYVNHPQILLADEPTGNLDPTTSLGIMEVLDAINRTGTTIVMATHNEEIVNSMRKRVVELHAGKIVRDEAKGSYDSARYFPDADVESKAKQVIDPNASKFKRPQTFAKVISPADGQADNAQPIDDRSIVATQAMDVVADAVANGTGENEGIARLANAVHSGRTGRYGEAFQSAETTMTWGKGLTAEELTSAQKPLSGSAQADTANASKAQAAKASRVNADKAKVSKAKAKTKAPSLPAPPVPPSQSKLKPMPAAAKNAQNNKQVQDAQVRSNSDGQNAEERK; encoded by the coding sequence ATGGCGTTGATCACATTGGACAAGGTCTCCAAGATCTACCCGAAGGGCACCAGGCCAGCCCTAGACCATATCAACCTCAACATTGAACGTGGCGATTTCGTCTTTCTTGTGGGCGCTTCAGGCTCCGGCAAAACGACATTGCTGAGCTTGCTGCTGCGCGAGGAAGAGGCCACGGACGGCGAAATCCGTGTGGCCGGCAACGATTTGCGCCGCCTCAATTCCCGTCAGATTCCGCAGTATCGTCGTTCGATCGGTTTCATTTTCCAGGACTACAAGCTGCTGAACAACAAAACCGTCTGGCAGAACGTCGCCTTTGCGCTCGAAGTGATCGGCACGCGCCGTTCGACCATTAAGTCGTTGGTTCCCAAAGTCCTTGAAACCGTAGGGCTTACCGGCAAGGAAAAGAACTACCCGCACGAGCTTTCCGGCGGCGAGGCCCAGCGTGTGGCCATCGCCCGCGCCTACGTCAACCACCCGCAGATCCTTCTGGCCGATGAGCCCACCGGTAATCTCGACCCGACAACGTCTTTGGGTATCATGGAGGTCCTGGACGCTATCAACCGTACCGGCACCACCATCGTGATGGCCACACACAACGAGGAAATCGTCAATTCCATGCGCAAACGCGTCGTCGAACTGCACGCAGGCAAGATCGTGCGCGACGAAGCCAAGGGCAGCTATGATTCGGCCCGCTACTTTCCGGATGCCGACGTGGAATCTAAGGCCAAGCAGGTCATCGACCCCAACGCCAGCAAATTCAAGCGCCCGCAGACATTTGCCAAGGTCATATCACCGGCTGACGGGCAGGCCGACAATGCCCAACCCATTGATGACCGTTCCATCGTCGCCACCCAGGCCATGGATGTTGTTGCCGATGCTGTGGCCAACGGTACCGGCGAAAACGAGGGTATCGCGCGTCTTGCCAATGCCGTGCATTCCGGCAGAACGGGACGATACGGCGAAGCCTTCCAATCGGCCGAGACCACGATGACGTGGGGCAAAGGCCTGACGGCCGAGGAATTGACCAGTGCTCAGAAACCGCTATCCGGTTCAGCACAGGCCGATACAGCCAATGCCAGTAAAGCACAAGCCGCGAAGGCCAGCAGGGTAAACGCTGATAAAGCGAAGGTAAGCAAAGCGAAAGCAAAGACCAAAGCACCGTCGCTTCCTGCACCCCCGGTTCCGCCATCGCAATCCAAGTTGAAACCAATGCCTGCGGCAGCCAAAAATGCGCAAAACAACAAACAAGTCCAGGACGCACAAGTTCGTAGCAACAGCGACGGCCAGAATGCGGAGGAGCGGAAATGA
- the ftsX gene encoding permease-like cell division protein FtsX, with amino-acid sequence MRARFILSETWTSLRQNVSMILSVLLVTFISFLFIGASGLMQAQITKAKGDWYKEVEVVVWLCPDGTSQAANCSAGKAPTQQEILQLQHKIHSELGNVVSKITYESREDFYKNTFLKQYPNGIYQGRTLTAADMQDSLRLKLKDPTKYQEVSETLSGSQGVEEVLDQRQIFDPVFAVLNKGTVVTLVLAAVMVVVAVLLTAITIRMSAASRKNETEIMRLVGASNWTIRLPFVLEGVLASLLGSLLSCAALSAIVKLFITDWLAKTVQWMPFVNQTTVWLMAPALVVGAMLLSAIVSTISLRRYLRV; translated from the coding sequence ATGAGAGCACGGTTCATTCTTTCTGAAACATGGACGAGCTTGAGACAGAACGTCTCGATGATTCTTTCCGTGCTGTTGGTCACCTTCATCTCTTTCCTCTTTATCGGCGCTTCCGGCCTGATGCAGGCGCAGATCACCAAGGCGAAGGGTGACTGGTACAAGGAGGTCGAAGTCGTGGTCTGGCTTTGCCCTGACGGCACCAGCCAGGCCGCCAACTGCTCGGCCGGCAAGGCGCCCACCCAGCAGGAAATCCTCCAGCTTCAGCACAAGATTCACAGCGAACTCGGCAACGTGGTCTCGAAAATCACTTACGAAAGCCGCGAGGACTTTTACAAGAACACGTTCCTCAAGCAATACCCGAACGGCATCTATCAGGGTCGAACGCTCACGGCCGCGGATATGCAGGATTCGCTGAGACTCAAGCTCAAAGACCCGACCAAATATCAAGAGGTCTCCGAAACGCTTTCAGGCAGCCAAGGGGTCGAGGAGGTGCTTGACCAGCGACAGATCTTCGACCCGGTCTTTGCGGTGCTTAACAAAGGTACCGTGGTCACGTTGGTCTTGGCGGCGGTGATGGTGGTCGTGGCTGTCCTGCTGACAGCGATCACCATACGTATGAGTGCGGCTTCAAGGAAAAACGAGACCGAGATTATGCGTCTGGTGGGTGCCTCGAACTGGACAATTCGATTACCGTTCGTGCTTGAAGGCGTTTTGGCCTCGTTGTTGGGCTCGTTGCTCTCCTGTGCGGCTCTGAGCGCCATCGTCAAGCTGTTCATCACTGATTGGCTTGCCAAGACGGTGCAGTGGATGCCTTTCGTCAACCAGACGACGGTGTGGCTAATGGCCCCGGCGCTGGTTGTCGGCGCGATGCTGCTTTCCGCCATTGTTTCGACGATATCCCTACGGCGATATCTGCGGGTTTAG
- a CDS encoding CHAP domain-containing protein yields the protein MLKVTQRLRLFVGMVLAVATLLTSAAAVFTINPEQAEAATWGDYQQKQQETNDLRNQLAGVNSDLANKIIQLNDLTDNQIPAAQQAADAAQGSATQAQTAAQSTTDRLNAAIKDKNDLQAKIKQTGIDYDDAKAGVAQVARDSFHATQATQVMDVVTKSSTTQDFVDKMQSQAAVKRSEANAADEDANTLNSSMNRKQRLDAIEAQISKLKIQADSDAAAAQQAAQTAQAKQSSLQDLLSQGMSQRDYLQSQQSQLTTDSARAAAQTVSLKAQIDAQSQAQAAAYNNNYNAHSSGQTWGSGSSSGGGSYTPAPAPAPAAPSVPAWSGGYAPYPPRQCTLWAWMRRNALGRPVTGTMGNGGDWANSARALGWSVGRTPAVGAVVVFARGQSVGGHWTADYTYGHVAVVESINGGMMMISEGGTGFSTFPAYETIGASSAYEYIY from the coding sequence GTGCTGAAAGTCACTCAACGTTTGCGTCTGTTTGTGGGGATGGTACTTGCCGTCGCTACGCTTCTGACTTCCGCCGCTGCGGTATTTACCATCAATCCGGAGCAGGCCGAGGCCGCCACTTGGGGGGATTACCAGCAGAAGCAACAGGAAACCAACGATCTGCGCAACCAGCTTGCCGGGGTCAATTCCGATTTGGCGAACAAGATCATCCAGCTCAACGATTTGACCGATAACCAGATTCCTGCGGCCCAGCAGGCAGCCGATGCCGCACAGGGCAGCGCCACGCAGGCCCAGACCGCGGCGCAATCGACCACAGACCGCCTCAACGCCGCCATCAAAGACAAGAACGACCTGCAGGCCAAGATTAAGCAGACCGGTATCGATTACGATGATGCGAAGGCCGGCGTCGCTCAGGTGGCGCGCGACAGCTTCCACGCTACGCAGGCCACGCAGGTCATGGACGTGGTCACCAAGTCTTCCACCACTCAGGATTTCGTCGATAAGATGCAGTCGCAGGCCGCCGTCAAGCGCAGCGAAGCCAACGCCGCCGACGAGGATGCCAATACGCTCAACTCTTCCATGAACCGCAAGCAGCGTCTTGACGCCATCGAAGCACAGATTTCCAAACTCAAGATTCAGGCCGACAGCGACGCAGCAGCGGCCCAGCAGGCAGCCCAGACTGCGCAGGCCAAGCAGAGCAGCCTGCAGGACCTGCTCAGCCAGGGTATGAGCCAGCGTGATTATCTGCAAAGCCAGCAGAGCCAGCTGACCACGGATTCTGCAAGGGCCGCGGCGCAGACGGTATCGTTGAAGGCGCAGATCGACGCACAGTCCCAAGCACAGGCTGCGGCTTATAACAACAACTACAACGCACATTCCAGCGGGCAGACATGGGGCAGTGGCTCATCCTCCGGTGGCGGCAGCTATACTCCCGCACCCGCGCCTGCGCCTGCAGCTCCTTCGGTTCCGGCTTGGAGCGGTGGATACGCGCCGTACCCGCCTCGCCAGTGCACGCTTTGGGCTTGGATGCGTAGGAACGCTTTGGGCAGGCCCGTCACCGGAACTATGGGCAACGGCGGAGACTGGGCCAATAGCGCGCGCGCCTTGGGCTGGTCGGTTGGACGTACGCCCGCTGTCGGTGCGGTCGTCGTCTTCGCCCGCGGCCAGAGCGTCGGTGGCCATTGGACTGCCGACTACACGTATGGCCATGTGGCCGTAGTCGAGTCGATTAATGGCGGCATGATGATGATTTCCGAGGGTGGCACCGGATTCTCCACCTTCCCGGCTTATGAGACCATTGGTGCTTCGAGCGCTTACGAATATATTTACTGA
- the smpB gene encoding SsrA-binding protein SmpB encodes MAKEQGTKLIAQNRKARHNYTIEDHYEAGLVLTGTEVKSLREGRASLAESFVSIDRNGEMWLEGANIPEYLNGTWNNHAPKRKRKLLLHASQIAKLSRQTEAKGYTIVPLSLYFKDGRVKAEIALARGKKEYDKRQSLREAEDKREALRAMRYKNKLVR; translated from the coding sequence ATGGCGAAGGAACAAGGCACAAAGCTCATCGCGCAGAACCGCAAGGCTCGGCACAACTATACGATCGAAGACCATTACGAAGCTGGCCTGGTGCTTACCGGTACGGAAGTCAAGTCGTTGCGCGAAGGCCGTGCGTCGCTGGCGGAATCGTTCGTCTCCATTGACCGCAACGGCGAGATGTGGCTGGAAGGCGCGAACATACCCGAATATCTCAATGGTACGTGGAACAACCACGCCCCGAAGCGTAAGCGTAAACTGCTCCTGCATGCCTCGCAGATCGCCAAGCTTAGCCGACAGACGGAGGCGAAGGGTTATACCATCGTGCCGCTGAGTCTCTATTTCAAGGATGGCCGAGTGAAGGCAGAAATCGCCTTGGCCCGAGGCAAGAAGGAATACGACAAGCGTCAATCCTTGCGCGAGGCCGAAGACAAGCGCGAGGCGCTGCGTGCGATGCGCTACAAGAACAAATTGGTGCGCTGA
- a CDS encoding ABC transporter substrate-binding protein gives MKISKSIKVVLASVCATAMLASVAACGTTDESDQSATPKSSDSITGSVKKDEKIASMLPDSIKKDGKFTVGVSPDYAPAEFLDKDGKTPIGYDMDIAKSLAAIFGLKFDPTAAEFDSIMPGIGSKYDVGISGFTMDPARKDAGEFVSFLNVGASFAVQKGNPKKLTVDNLCGHSVSVQTGTVHEKTVKSLSQQCVAAGKKAIDIQSMKEQTVVATNVANGKADAFCADSPVSGYAVKKSEGGLELLGKAFNMTPEAVVVKKGDMQTAKAVQAAMQKLMDDGTYMKILKSWGDESGAIQQSKINDYTDVK, from the coding sequence CTGAAAATTTCCAAGTCGATCAAGGTCGTTCTGGCCAGTGTCTGTGCCACCGCGATGCTGGCCAGCGTGGCTGCGTGCGGCACCACTGATGAAAGCGATCAGAGCGCGACGCCCAAGAGCAGCGACTCCATCACCGGCTCCGTGAAGAAAGACGAGAAGATTGCCTCAATGCTTCCGGATTCAATCAAAAAAGACGGCAAGTTCACCGTCGGTGTCTCGCCTGATTACGCTCCTGCCGAGTTCCTCGACAAGGACGGCAAGACCCCGATCGGCTACGACATGGATATCGCCAAGTCGCTTGCCGCCATTTTCGGCTTGAAGTTCGACCCGACCGCCGCAGAATTCGACTCCATCATGCCCGGTATCGGTTCGAAATACGATGTCGGCATCTCCGGCTTCACCATGGATCCCGCCCGTAAGGACGCCGGTGAATTCGTCTCATTCCTCAATGTTGGTGCCTCCTTCGCCGTGCAGAAAGGCAACCCTAAGAAGCTTACGGTCGACAACCTGTGCGGGCACAGCGTGTCCGTGCAGACCGGCACCGTTCACGAAAAGACGGTGAAAAGCCTGAGCCAGCAGTGCGTTGCCGCGGGCAAGAAGGCCATCGACATCCAGTCCATGAAGGAGCAGACCGTGGTGGCGACCAACGTGGCCAACGGCAAGGCTGACGCGTTCTGCGCCGATTCGCCCGTTTCTGGCTATGCGGTCAAGAAGAGCGAAGGCGGTCTTGAACTTCTAGGCAAGGCCTTCAATATGACGCCTGAAGCCGTGGTGGTTAAGAAGGGCGACATGCAGACCGCGAAGGCGGTGCAGGCCGCTATGCAGAAGCTCATGGACGACGGCACCTATATGAAGATTCTCAAGTCTTGGGGCGACGAGTCCGGAGCCATTCAGCAATCCAAGATCAACGATTATACCGACGTCAAATAA
- a CDS encoding amino acid ABC transporter permease, translating into MAHKSQSDGLDIPNRIHARPVHRPGSLIAGVIVTLLAALLVYGMVTNPQFGWPIVWKYLFNEHVLNGIGWTLILTVTSMLIAIVLAVLLAVMRKSVNPVLRGVSWFWIWFFRGTPVYTQLVFWGLFSVLIPTISLGIPFTKINFWSMDTQQLNKLIAPGFLAAMLGLALNESAYLAEIVRAGLEAVDPGQSEAAEALGMPRTMIMRRVVLPQAMRIIVPPTGNEVISMLKTTSLVSAVPFSLEIQFATNAIANRILKPIPLLMVACFWYLVITSILMVVQAWLERYFGKGFNEGSDGPDVEDGGGDAEKPAVKAASTTGETAFLGLNA; encoded by the coding sequence ATGGCACACAAGAGCCAATCGGATGGACTGGATATTCCCAATCGGATTCATGCAAGGCCGGTGCATCGTCCCGGTTCGCTGATCGCCGGAGTCATTGTAACTCTGCTCGCGGCGTTGCTTGTATACGGCATGGTGACCAACCCGCAGTTCGGCTGGCCCATAGTGTGGAAATATCTGTTCAACGAGCATGTGCTAAACGGCATCGGCTGGACGCTCATTCTGACAGTGACCTCCATGCTCATCGCCATCGTGCTGGCCGTGCTGCTGGCGGTGATGCGCAAGTCCGTCAACCCGGTACTGCGCGGGGTCAGCTGGTTCTGGATCTGGTTCTTCCGTGGGACGCCTGTCTATACGCAGCTGGTATTCTGGGGCCTTTTCTCGGTGCTGATTCCGACGATTTCGCTGGGAATTCCGTTTACTAAAATCAATTTTTGGTCGATGGACACCCAACAGCTCAACAAACTCATTGCTCCAGGCTTCCTTGCCGCCATGCTCGGTCTGGCATTGAACGAATCGGCTTATCTTGCCGAAATCGTGCGTGCCGGACTTGAAGCCGTCGATCCCGGCCAAAGCGAGGCCGCAGAAGCGCTGGGCATGCCTCGTACGATGATCATGCGCCGCGTGGTCCTCCCGCAGGCCATGCGTATCATTGTCCCTCCCACTGGCAACGAGGTCATCAGCATGCTCAAAACCACTTCGCTGGTCTCTGCCGTGCCGTTCAGTCTTGAGATTCAGTTTGCCACCAACGCCATCGCCAATCGTATCCTCAAGCCGATTCCGTTGCTCATGGTGGCCTGCTTCTGGTATTTGGTAATCACTTCCATTCTTATGGTCGTGCAGGCTTGGCTCGAACGATACTTTGGCAAGGGATTCAATGAAGGTTCGGATGGTCCGGATGTCGAAGACGGCGGCGGTGATGCCGAAAAGCCTGCCGTCAAAGCGGCCAGTACCACCGGCGAAACGGCATTCCTCGGATTGAACGCGTGA
- a CDS encoding amino acid ABC transporter ATP-binding protein, whose protein sequence is MNDMTTNDSTAQTTPSEQKSDSFKGSNGTDSAAQTPLDNAAAVPAVKATQVHKAFGSLHVLKGIDMTVMPGTVTVILGPSGSGKSTFLRLINQLETLTGGSIEVDGELIGYKHVNHAGKDELQTLNDKEIARQREKLGMVFQRFNLFPHRTVLENVMEAPVHVAKVPKAKAREEAMRELERVGMADRADYYPMQLSGGQQQRVAIARALAMNPKIMLFDEPTSALDPELVGEVLGVMRSLADAGMTMIVVTHEIGFAREVGDQIVFMDDGVVVEHGGPEIIDHPQEPRFKDFLSHVL, encoded by the coding sequence ATGAACGATATGACAACGAATGATTCGACTGCGCAAACCACGCCAAGCGAGCAGAAATCCGATAGCTTCAAGGGTTCCAACGGCACCGACAGCGCAGCGCAGACTCCTTTGGACAACGCTGCTGCAGTACCGGCCGTCAAAGCCACGCAGGTCCACAAGGCGTTCGGCAGCCTGCATGTGCTCAAAGGCATCGATATGACGGTGATGCCGGGTACGGTGACGGTGATTCTTGGGCCTTCCGGCTCTGGAAAATCCACGTTCCTACGGCTAATCAACCAGCTCGAGACGCTGACTGGTGGCAGCATTGAGGTCGATGGTGAGCTGATCGGCTATAAGCACGTCAACCACGCCGGTAAGGACGAACTGCAGACCCTGAACGACAAGGAAATCGCTAGGCAGCGCGAGAAGCTGGGGATGGTGTTTCAGCGTTTCAACCTCTTCCCGCACCGCACTGTGCTCGAAAACGTGATGGAGGCGCCGGTTCATGTCGCCAAGGTTCCCAAGGCCAAGGCCCGCGAAGAAGCTATGCGCGAGCTCGAACGCGTGGGCATGGCTGACCGTGCCGACTATTATCCGATGCAGCTTTCCGGCGGGCAGCAGCAGCGTGTAGCCATCGCCCGCGCTCTGGCCATGAACCCCAAAATCATGCTTTTCGACGAGCCAACTTCGGCACTTGACCCGGAGTTGGTAGGCGAAGTGCTCGGGGTGATGCGCTCGCTGGCCGACGCTGGCATGACTATGATTGTGGTGACCCATGAAATCGGGTTCGCACGCGAAGTGGGGGACCAGATCGTCTTCATGGATGATGGCGTAGTCGTCGAACACGGCGGTCCCGAAATCATCGACCACCCTCAGGAGCCCCGCTTCAAGGATTTCTTGAGCCACGTGCTGTAG
- the glmS gene encoding glutamine--fructose-6-phosphate transaminase (isomerizing), whose protein sequence is MCGIVGFAGNKTACGKPLEVCMQGLKRLEYRGYDSAGVALAAPGMNTVAVRKKSGRLANLAADIERSPMPDATVGIGHTRWATNGEPSDVNAHPHTSQDGKIAIIHNGIIENAEKLRMDLQTEGYTFLSATDTEVAAKLLGKIANTIIEETGKPDLFEAIRRMARMLSGAFTILAVDVRQPEIVVGARHDSPLVVGLGDGENFLGSDVAAFVAYTKEAMELDQDQAVCISGDSVTVTDFDGNPVTDSKCFTIDWDASASEKGGWDSFMDKEIHEEPAAVRNTLLGRFNEDGEIKLDELHIDPEVFKQIDKIIVVACGTASYAGMVAKYAIEHWVRIPVEVELAHEFRYRDPILTPRTLVVAISQSGETMDTLMALRHAREQGSRVLAICNTQGSTIPRESDAVLYTHAGPEIAVASTKAFVAQIIAAYLLGLYFAQIKNTLYRDEIHQILDQLKAMPEKIQWVLDNDAKTVSDAAKRLLNAKSFLFLGRYVGYPVALEGALKLKEIAYTFTEGFAAGELKHGPIALVEPGEPVVVIVPSSRGRNVLHNKVISAIEEVKARGAFTIAVAELGDPDAEKYADIVFWRPECPTLLSPLVDVVPLQLFALDVATLKGYDVDKPRNLAKSVTVE, encoded by the coding sequence ATGTGTGGAATCGTAGGATTTGCAGGAAACAAGACAGCTTGTGGAAAACCACTGGAAGTGTGCATGCAGGGGCTCAAGCGCCTCGAATACCGCGGATATGATTCGGCTGGCGTGGCGTTGGCCGCCCCGGGAATGAATACTGTCGCCGTACGTAAGAAATCCGGTCGTCTGGCCAATCTCGCCGCGGATATCGAACGCAGCCCTATGCCGGATGCGACTGTGGGTATCGGCCATACCCGCTGGGCCACGAACGGCGAGCCGAGCGACGTCAATGCGCATCCGCATACCAGTCAGGACGGTAAGATTGCCATCATCCACAACGGCATCATCGAAAACGCCGAAAAGCTGAGGATGGACCTGCAAACCGAAGGTTACACCTTCCTTTCCGCTACGGATACCGAAGTGGCCGCGAAACTGCTCGGCAAGATTGCCAATACCATCATCGAGGAAACCGGCAAGCCCGACCTGTTCGAAGCGATACGTCGCATGGCCCGTATGCTTTCTGGTGCGTTCACCATTCTGGCTGTGGATGTCCGCCAGCCCGAAATCGTGGTCGGCGCCCGTCATGATTCTCCGCTGGTTGTTGGTCTCGGCGATGGCGAGAATTTCCTAGGCTCGGATGTGGCGGCGTTCGTCGCCTATACCAAAGAGGCGATGGAACTCGACCAGGACCAGGCGGTCTGCATTTCCGGCGATTCCGTCACCGTCACTGACTTCGACGGTAACCCGGTCACCGATTCTAAATGTTTTACCATCGACTGGGACGCCAGCGCCTCCGAAAAGGGCGGCTGGGACTCCTTCATGGACAAGGAAATCCACGAGGAACCAGCAGCGGTACGCAATACGCTGCTCGGCCGTTTCAACGAAGACGGCGAAATCAAGCTTGACGAGCTGCATATCGATCCGGAAGTCTTCAAGCAGATTGACAAGATCATCGTTGTGGCCTGCGGCACCGCAAGTTACGCCGGCATGGTCGCCAAATACGCCATCGAGCATTGGGTGCGTATTCCCGTAGAGGTCGAGCTAGCGCACGAATTCCGCTATCGCGACCCTATTCTGACTCCGCGTACATTGGTTGTCGCCATCTCGCAGTCCGGCGAGACCATGGACACGCTGATGGCCCTGCGCCACGCCCGCGAGCAGGGTTCCCGCGTGCTCGCCATCTGCAACACGCAAGGTTCCACGATTCCGCGCGAATCCGACGCCGTTCTCTATACGCACGCCGGCCCGGAAATCGCCGTCGCCTCCACCAAGGCGTTCGTGGCCCAGATTATCGCCGCTTACCTACTTGGCCTATATTTCGCACAGATCAAAAATACGCTCTATCGTGATGAAATTCATCAGATTCTGGACCAGCTCAAGGCCATGCCCGAGAAGATCCAGTGGGTGCTCGACAACGACGCCAAAACCGTCAGCGATGCCGCGAAGAGGCTCTTAAACGCCAAGTCGTTCCTCTTCCTCGGCCGTTACGTCGGCTATCCGGTGGCGCTGGAAGGCGCGCTCAAATTGAAGGAAATCGCCTATACCTTCACTGAAGGTTTCGCCGCCGGTGAGCTTAAGCATGGGCCGATTGCGCTGGTGGAGCCCGGGGAGCCGGTGGTGGTCATCGTCCCGTCTTCGCGCGGGCGCAACGTGCTTCACAACAAGGTCATCTCCGCCATCGAAGAGGTCAAGGCGCGTGGTGCGTTCACCATCGCGGTGGCCGAGCTCGGCGACCCGGACGCCGAGAAATACGCGGACATCGTCTTCTGGCGTCCCGAATGCCCGACCCTCCTGAGTCCGTTGGTCGATGTGGTCCCGCTTCAGCTTTTCGCGCTCGACGTGGCCACACTCAAGGGTTACGACGTTGACAAGCCTCGCAACCTCGCTAAGTCCGTGACGGTCGAGTAG
- a CDS encoding pseudouridine synthase produces the protein MQPKHRFVLDEPEVPFELTILYQDANIIVVDKPHFLATTPRGMWYRQTALVRLRKHFKEPQITPAHRLDRLTAGVVLFVRNPELRGAYQMLFQEHRVTKVYECLAPAKPIIRPKTGTIERLNPPAVFPLKRRSHIVKDRGRLQAYEIPGNVNAETVIELVAMDGNIASQGDRRYVLHPKTGKTHQLRVHMNSLGLPIKGDDLYPEILEPDYADFSEPLQLVARSMSFIDPVTGEPRTFTSQVTLG, from the coding sequence TTGCAACCCAAGCATCGGTTTGTGCTCGACGAGCCGGAAGTGCCGTTCGAGCTGACGATTCTTTATCAGGACGCGAACATCATCGTCGTGGACAAGCCGCATTTCCTCGCGACCACGCCGCGGGGGATGTGGTATCGGCAGACCGCACTTGTTCGGTTGCGCAAACATTTTAAAGAACCGCAGATTACCCCGGCTCACCGGCTCGACCGACTGACCGCCGGGGTGGTGCTTTTCGTTCGGAATCCCGAGCTGCGAGGTGCTTATCAGATGCTGTTTCAGGAGCATCGAGTTACAAAAGTATATGAATGCCTTGCGCCGGCAAAACCGATAATCCGGCCGAAAACCGGCACCATCGAGCGTCTGAACCCGCCTGCGGTTTTCCCGCTCAAGCGCCGTTCGCATATCGTCAAGGACCGCGGGCGTTTGCAGGCGTACGAGATACCTGGAAATGTCAACGCTGAAACTGTCATCGAGCTAGTGGCGATGGACGGGAATATTGCATCTCAAGGGGATCGCCGTTACGTTCTTCACCCGAAAACCGGTAAGACGCACCAGCTGCGTGTCCATATGAATTCACTGGGGCTGCCGATTAAAGGTGATGATTTATATCCGGAAATCCTCGAACCGGACTATGCCGACTTCTCCGAGCCGCTTCAACTCGTGGCCCGTTCCATGAGTTTCATTGACCCCGTCACCGGCGAGCCGCGTACTTTTACTTCTCAGGTCACTCTCGGCTGA